One Heteronotia binoei isolate CCM8104 ecotype False Entrance Well chromosome 20, APGP_CSIRO_Hbin_v1, whole genome shotgun sequence DNA segment encodes these proteins:
- the GPR146 gene encoding probable G-protein coupled receptor 146, translating to MWSCEALNSTQTLQGQLLCHDFHLMLSIFSLLYLIVCLPIGLCYNALLVLVNLYNKATMTMPDVYFVNMAIAGLIINAIAPMYLLGPASAKWAILSFNNEVYITLLILFNVSSLVIMYSTTLLSLDYYIERALPRTYMSSVYNTKHVCGFIWGGAMLTSFSSLLFYVCNHVSTKIIECSKMQNKEAADAIMVFIGYVVPAIAVLYALVLISRIRKEATPLDQDTGRLDPSVHRLLIATVCTQFTLWTPYYVTLLVSTLTSMQGKVLDENYIRILHFTKGLSKFLAFSSSFVMPLLYRYINKNFPSKLRRLLKKLHCGNQGCAHERTAVQQVIT from the coding sequence ATGTGGAGCTGTGAAGCCTTGAACAGCACCCAGACCTTACAGGGCCAGCTCCTCTGCCATGACTTCCACCTTATGCTTTCCATTTTTTCGCTGCTCTACCTCATCGTCTGCCTCCCCATCGGCCTCTGTTACAACGCCCTCCTGGTCCTCGTCAACCTGTACAACAAAGCCACAATGACCATGCCGGACGTCTACTTCGTCAACATGGCCATCGCGGGCCTCATCATCAACGCCATCGCGCCCATGTACCTTCTTGGGCCGGCCAGCGCGAAATGGGCCATCCTAAGCTTCAACAACGAAGTCTACATCACGTTGCTCATCTTATTCAACGTGTCCTCCTTGGTGATCATGTACTCTACCACCCTGCTCAGCCTGGACTACTACATCGAACGTGCGCTGCCCAGAACTTACATGTCCAGCGTATACAACACCAAGCACGTCTGCGGATTTATCTGGGGGGGAGCCATGCTGACCAGCTTCTCGTCTCTCCTGTTCTACGTCTGCAACCACGTCTCCACCAAAATCATAGAGTGCTCCAAAATGCAGAACAAGGAAGCGGCGGACGCCATCATGGTTTTCATTGGGTATGTCGTCCCCGCCATTGCTGTGCTGTACGCGCTCGTGTTAATTTCCCGGATCCGGAAGGAGGCGACGCCACTGGATCAAGACACTGGGAGGCTAGATCCGTCTGTGCACAGGCTTTTGATTGCTACGGTCTGTACGCAGTTCACGCTGTGGACGCCTTATTACGTAACTCTTCTTGTAAGCACGTTAACTAGCATGCAGGGGAAGGTTCTGGATGAAAATTACATCCGAATACTGCATTTCACCAAGGGGCTGTCCAAATTCCTGGCTTTCTCGAGCAGTTTTGTGATGCCCCTGCTCTACCGCTACATCAACAAAAACTTCCCAAGCAAACTGCGGCGGCTGCTTAAAAAACTGCACTGTGGAAATCAAGGGTGTGCCCACGAACGCACAGCGGTTCAGCAAGTGATAACGTAG